Proteins encoded by one window of Cylindrospermum stagnale PCC 7417:
- a CDS encoding phytase → MVTVNTIRFAQFNASLNRNTEGQLATDLSTPNNAQAKAVAEIIQRHNPDILLINEFDFAASDPLQAVNLFKQNYLGVSQNGATPVNYAYAYIAPSNTGIGSGFDLNNNGTVVTTPGASGYGDDAYGFGNFPGQFGMLLLSKYEIDTASVRTFQNFLWKDMPGALLPDDTNTPEANDWYSSEELNVFRLSSKSHWDVPIKVNGETIHVLVSHPTPPTFDGTEDRNGKRNHDEIRFWADYITPGKGDYIYNDQDKKGGLAAGSSFVIMGDQNADPLDGDSVDQAILQLLQNPGVNTNVIPASLGAHQQATLQGAANTNQKGNPSFDTADFNDAAPGNLRTDYVLPSSDLQIANSGVFWPVNNEPTFSLVGSFNSSLAGGFPSSDHRLVFADVQVGPTAAGKTVANLEFLGQAKFDTGFIPTGAAGTVEGQQAPLGGLSGVTYDAANNHYYAISDDRSQNAPARFYTFNNDPGSNGINGVVFTNVTPLKDANGNFFEPNSLDSEGIALTNNGSVFISSEGEVNLGAGRVTDPFIKEFSLSTGQEVLTLAVPKKFLPVVQDTNGNNIVDAEDTQISGIRNNLAFESLTITPDQKTLFTATENALFQDGSVASTSTGSRSRILQYNLTSGQPEKEYLYITDPVAVAPNPAEAFGTNGLVDLLAIDNRGTLLALERSFSSGAAGTGNTIKIYEISLQGATDISTIDSLSSLNNNQLAAIAPVQKRLLLNLDSLEVPTGLDNVEGLAFGPKLADGRQSIVLVSDNNFSATQFTQILTLSADLVPTATPTVETRPDLFDDEDIAQSPIDQNADADDPAIYVNASDSAKSLVLTAVKNAGLRVYDLSGNLLQSVNPGGIRYNNVDLQYGFKLGGQTVDIAIASDRENDQLAIFKINPNPADGNYLEEITDNSIGTLFQAAPFSPPYEPSELSAYGLAIYRSPFTNDYYVFVSRRDTGDVAQFKLINKGNGKIGAERVREFTIPTTGDRSPQTEGMVADQETGFLYIAQEDVGIWKFDAEPNGGKTGKLIDKVKDLGGSYLTNDVEGLTIYYGKNGTGYLLASSQGDNTFAAYTREGNNDFLGRFGVGNNGAIDSVQESDGADVINVPLGPNFPYGLFVTQDGNNERAKLVEDDGELVNVNSNFKFVPWENIANTIPDILKIDTTSYDPRNPVAQPRLTTYEFTDLPQLGTTSKGEDIFLGGFSGLYFQGIAANGNLKFVTHTDRGPNGETIGQSRPFLLPSFQPEVVSFELNRTTGEIEITKQTKLFRQDGTTPLTGLPNLQAGVGGTAYTDEIAVDLDGQALTNDPFGADLEGIVVAENGDFWMVDEYRPAIYHFDRNGKLIDRFIPKGTAIAPNPDQSAGTFGTEILPEIYAQRRNNRGFEAVALEGNKLYAFIQSALDNPDNGSDTTSRGSRNLRILEFDIASKKVTGEYLYLLDEITASGNAKTDKLGDAVSLGNGKFVVVERDDRSDNTANKLLYQIDLAGATNINKPANFTLPLGKTIEQLSPGELTTAKITPVSKSLVANAAQLGYTGVEKLEGLALVAPNTLALINDNDFNVAGPTPVKLGILELPKNLPVASITDEVDELTFPPTKLNKISDDIFVIAGGFGQPKLRVTLTGCNSQSVNELGVFTVDDAEGKIDGIAPGAVGYTQAALARSKVIFSAIANIPNGFNPINLTRKLAYNYGEQLRFYLVKDGSIDAVKNNSTFNNEIIFSNSFTQEITDLGVDGFSLAWNDGSGNTFQDLVVKINATIESLPLGTALQDNSPGEVIDLRDVTSLVKAEFTVNREAAFNNFVGFYQVTDANGGIDTNGDGNADFIPGQTGYIQAAIQGRVAGMDLIVNNQGTATYTGTFQPGAIFAPFMIVDGRPDAIFDSNLNNDPAVYFPFLGANADKVDHIRLLADNTFGFEDLPNGGDKDYNDVIVSVNLTAII, encoded by the coding sequence ATGGTAACTGTCAACACCATCCGCTTTGCCCAGTTCAATGCTTCCCTGAATCGCAACACAGAAGGTCAGTTAGCCACAGATTTATCTACTCCAAACAATGCTCAGGCAAAAGCTGTTGCAGAAATCATTCAGCGCCATAACCCAGATATACTACTAATCAATGAGTTTGACTTTGCTGCAAGCGATCCTCTACAAGCTGTAAACCTATTTAAACAAAATTATCTTGGTGTTAGCCAGAACGGTGCAACACCTGTTAATTACGCCTATGCTTACATAGCTCCTTCCAACACAGGTATTGGTTCCGGGTTTGACTTGAACAACAACGGTACAGTGGTTACTACCCCAGGTGCATCGGGATATGGTGATGATGCCTACGGTTTCGGAAATTTCCCCGGTCAGTTTGGGATGTTACTGCTGTCTAAGTATGAAATTGACACTGCTAGCGTCCGCACCTTTCAAAATTTCCTCTGGAAAGATATGCCGGGGGCTTTACTACCTGATGATACAAATACACCCGAAGCAAATGATTGGTATTCTTCAGAAGAGTTGAATGTATTCCGTCTTTCTTCCAAAAGCCACTGGGATGTGCCTATTAAGGTAAATGGGGAGACGATTCATGTTTTAGTTAGTCATCCTACTCCACCGACCTTTGATGGAACTGAAGACCGCAACGGTAAGCGTAACCACGACGAGATCCGCTTTTGGGCAGACTATATCACCCCAGGTAAAGGCGATTATATCTACAATGACCAGGATAAAAAAGGCGGTCTTGCTGCTGGATCAAGTTTTGTGATTATGGGTGATCAGAATGCTGACCCGTTAGATGGTGATAGTGTAGATCAGGCGATTCTGCAACTGTTACAAAATCCTGGTGTTAATACTAATGTTATTCCCGCTAGTCTTGGCGCTCATCAGCAGGCAACTTTACAAGGTGCGGCAAACACTAACCAAAAAGGCAATCCTAGTTTTGATACCGCAGACTTCAATGATGCTGCTCCTGGTAATCTGCGGACTGACTATGTACTACCCTCATCTGACCTCCAAATTGCTAACTCAGGAGTTTTCTGGCCCGTAAATAATGAGCCGACATTTTCTCTTGTAGGTAGTTTTAACTCTAGTCTTGCTGGTGGGTTCCCCAGTTCAGACCATCGCTTAGTGTTTGCAGATGTGCAGGTTGGCCCAACGGCAGCGGGTAAAACCGTTGCTAATTTAGAATTTCTTGGACAGGCTAAGTTTGACACAGGCTTTATTCCCACTGGTGCAGCGGGAACTGTGGAGGGACAACAGGCTCCATTAGGTGGACTGTCTGGTGTTACCTACGATGCCGCCAACAATCACTACTACGCTATCTCAGACGATCGCTCGCAAAACGCCCCTGCCCGATTCTATACCTTCAATAATGATCCAGGCAGTAATGGGATCAATGGGGTGGTGTTTACCAATGTCACCCCCCTGAAAGATGCTAACGGCAATTTTTTTGAACCTAACAGCCTGGACTCAGAAGGTATTGCACTAACCAACAATGGATCTGTTTTCATCTCTTCTGAGGGTGAGGTAAATCTTGGTGCAGGTCGTGTCACCGACCCCTTCATTAAAGAGTTTTCTCTATCTACGGGGCAGGAAGTGCTAACCCTGGCTGTACCCAAAAAGTTCTTACCAGTAGTTCAGGATACTAACGGCAACAATATTGTTGATGCCGAGGATACTCAGATATCAGGCATTCGCAATAATTTGGCCTTTGAAAGTCTGACGATTACCCCTGACCAAAAGACTTTATTCACAGCTACAGAAAACGCCCTGTTTCAAGATGGGTCAGTTGCTAGCACTAGCACAGGCTCTCGTTCTCGCATCTTACAATACAACTTGACGAGTGGGCAGCCAGAAAAAGAATATCTCTACATCACTGATCCGGTAGCAGTAGCCCCTAATCCTGCTGAGGCATTTGGTACTAATGGCTTGGTAGATTTACTAGCAATTGACAACCGAGGGACTTTGTTAGCCTTGGAGCGTTCTTTTTCTAGTGGGGCTGCTGGTACAGGCAACACGATCAAAATCTACGAAATTTCTCTGCAAGGTGCGACTGATATTAGTACTATTGACTCACTCAGTAGTTTGAATAACAATCAACTTGCAGCAATCGCACCTGTTCAAAAGCGCTTGCTGTTAAATCTTGACTCGCTTGAAGTGCCGACTGGATTAGACAATGTGGAAGGTCTAGCTTTCGGACCCAAATTAGCAGATGGCCGTCAATCCATCGTGTTGGTGAGCGATAACAACTTCAGTGCCACCCAATTTACCCAAATTCTGACTTTGAGTGCAGACTTAGTACCGACTGCTACCCCCACCGTCGAAACCCGTCCTGATTTGTTTGATGATGAAGATATCGCACAGTCCCCGATAGATCAGAATGCTGATGCTGATGATCCGGCGATTTATGTGAATGCTAGCGACTCAGCTAAAAGCTTGGTGCTGACTGCGGTGAAAAATGCCGGACTGCGGGTTTATGACTTGTCTGGTAATTTATTGCAAAGCGTTAATCCTGGGGGCATTCGCTACAATAACGTAGACCTGCAATATGGGTTTAAGTTAGGTGGACAGACAGTTGATATTGCCATAGCAAGCGATCGCGAAAATGATCAACTAGCAATCTTCAAAATTAACCCAAATCCTGCTGATGGTAACTACCTAGAAGAAATTACTGATAACAGTATTGGCACTCTCTTCCAAGCAGCACCCTTTAGTCCCCCTTATGAACCATCAGAACTGAGCGCTTACGGGCTGGCAATTTACCGTAGTCCCTTCACTAATGATTACTATGTCTTTGTTAGTCGTCGTGACACTGGAGATGTAGCGCAATTCAAACTAATTAACAAAGGCAATGGCAAGATTGGAGCAGAACGTGTACGAGAGTTTACCATACCCACCACTGGCGATCGCTCTCCTCAAACTGAAGGTATGGTTGCAGACCAGGAAACAGGCTTCCTTTACATTGCTCAAGAAGATGTGGGTATTTGGAAGTTTGATGCAGAACCTAACGGCGGCAAAACTGGCAAACTAATAGATAAAGTCAAAGATTTAGGTGGAAGTTATCTAACCAACGATGTCGAAGGACTAACCATCTACTACGGCAAAAACGGTACAGGCTACTTACTCGCATCTAGCCAGGGTGACAACACCTTTGCAGCCTACACCCGCGAAGGCAACAACGACTTTTTAGGGCGTTTTGGTGTTGGTAACAATGGGGCAATTGACAGCGTTCAAGAGTCCGATGGTGCAGATGTAATCAACGTCCCCTTAGGCCCCAACTTCCCTTATGGTCTATTTGTCACCCAAGATGGTAATAATGAAAGAGCCAAACTAGTTGAAGATGACGGTGAATTAGTAAATGTCAACTCCAACTTTAAGTTTGTGCCTTGGGAAAATATCGCCAATACTATCCCCGATATCCTCAAGATTGACACCACCAGTTATGACCCCCGCAATCCTGTAGCCCAGCCGAGATTAACTACCTATGAATTTACTGACTTACCCCAATTAGGAACCACCTCCAAAGGTGAAGATATTTTCTTGGGTGGTTTCTCTGGGTTGTACTTCCAAGGAATTGCTGCTAACGGTAACCTCAAGTTTGTTACCCACACAGATAGAGGTCCAAATGGAGAAACAATCGGTCAAAGCAGACCATTTCTATTACCCAGTTTCCAGCCAGAAGTAGTCAGCTTTGAACTCAATCGGACTACAGGTGAGATTGAAATTACCAAACAAACAAAGTTATTCCGTCAAGATGGTACAACTCCATTAACTGGACTGCCTAACCTGCAAGCTGGGGTTGGTGGTACAGCTTATACCGATGAAATTGCTGTTGACTTGGATGGACAAGCTCTAACTAACGATCCTTTTGGGGCTGATTTAGAGGGGATTGTAGTTGCAGAAAATGGCGATTTCTGGATGGTGGATGAGTACCGTCCGGCAATTTACCACTTTGATCGCAACGGGAAGTTAATTGATCGGTTTATTCCCAAAGGAACGGCAATTGCACCCAACCCAGACCAATCGGCGGGAACTTTTGGCACTGAGATATTACCAGAAATTTATGCTCAACGCCGCAACAATCGCGGATTTGAAGCTGTGGCGTTAGAAGGTAATAAGCTTTATGCATTTATCCAAAGTGCACTCGATAATCCAGACAACGGCAGTGATACAACATCTAGAGGTTCCCGTAATCTCAGAATTCTAGAATTTGATATTGCATCTAAAAAGGTAACAGGTGAATATCTATATCTTCTCGATGAGATTACAGCTAGTGGTAACGCCAAAACAGACAAACTAGGCGATGCTGTTTCCCTTGGCAATGGTAAATTTGTGGTTGTGGAGCGAGATGATAGAAGTGATAACACTGCTAACAAACTGCTATACCAAATTGATTTAGCAGGAGCAACTAATATTAACAAACCCGCTAACTTTACCTTGCCACTTGGGAAGACAATTGAACAGTTGTCTCCTGGGGAGTTAACCACTGCCAAAATTACGCCAGTGAGCAAAAGTCTCGTTGCTAATGCGGCTCAACTTGGTTACACTGGGGTAGAAAAATTGGAAGGACTGGCATTAGTAGCGCCTAACACCTTAGCGCTGATTAATGATAATGACTTCAACGTTGCCGGGCCAACTCCTGTAAAACTGGGCATTTTGGAATTACCCAAAAACTTGCCAGTAGCCTCCATCACAGATGAAGTTGATGAACTAACATTCCCACCCACTAAACTGAATAAAATTAGTGATGATATATTTGTAATTGCTGGTGGTTTTGGTCAACCTAAACTTCGAGTTACCCTCACAGGATGTAATTCTCAATCTGTCAACGAATTAGGTGTTTTTACTGTTGATGATGCCGAGGGGAAAATCGATGGGATTGCTCCCGGTGCAGTAGGTTACACTCAAGCTGCTTTAGCAAGGTCTAAAGTAATTTTCTCAGCTATTGCCAATATTCCTAATGGCTTTAATCCGATTAATCTCACTAGGAAATTGGCATATAACTATGGTGAGCAATTGAGATTTTACCTAGTCAAAGACGGTTCAATTGATGCCGTAAAAAACAACAGTACATTCAACAATGAAATAATTTTCTCTAACTCCTTCACTCAAGAAATCACAGACTTAGGTGTTGATGGTTTTTCTCTGGCTTGGAATGATGGTTCTGGTAATACTTTCCAGGATTTAGTAGTGAAAATTAACGCTACTATTGAATCCTTGCCTCTGGGTACAGCTTTGCAAGACAATTCACCAGGAGAAGTTATTGATTTACGGGATGTTACCAGTTTGGTAAAAGCTGAGTTTACTGTTAACCGAGAAGCTGCTTTTAATAACTTTGTTGGTTTCTATCAGGTGACTGATGCTAATGGGGGAATTGATACCAACGGTGATGGTAATGCAGATTTTATTCCTGGACAGACTGGATATATTCAAGCTGCAATTCAGGGAAGAGTAGCAGGTATGGATTTAATAGTGAATAACCAAGGAACAGCAACTTACACTGGCACCTTCCAACCTGGCGCTATATTCGCCCCATTTATGATTGTCGATGGTAGACCCGATGCCATTTTCGATAGTAATCTGAATAATGATCCAGCGGTTTATTTCCCATTCTTAGGGGCTAATGCAGATAAAGTAGACCACATTCGCTTGTTAGCGGATAACACTTTTGGCTTTGAGGATCTACCAAATGGTGGTGACAAAGATTACAACGATGTGATCGTGAGCGTCAATTTGACAGCGATCATCTAG